The Candidatus Poribacteria bacterium genomic interval CGATCTGTGTGGAGAGGCGGATTCGCTGCGATTCGCCCCCAGAGAGTGTCGCAGAGCGGCGGTTGAGGTTTAGATAATCCAGTCCGATGCCGAGTAGGAGATTAATCCGAGTGACGAGTTCTGTGATAACGCGGCTCCCTGCTTCTCGTTGCTTCTCTGGAATATCGGTGATAGCCAGCAAGAAATCCCGTAATTCTTCAAAGTGCAACTCGCCGACCTCATGAATTGTTTGACCATCAATCGTAACGAGAAGCCGTTGTCGCTTGAGTTTAGCCCCGTGGCAATCAGGACAGGTGCGTTCTACCATTACTTTTCGGAGATACTCCTCCATTCCGGAGTGCGCCTCGCCCTGTTTTCGGTAACGCCGATAATGTCTATCAATCCGGGTGATGATTCCATCAAAACGGATATTCCGACCGAGATGCCGTTTTTCAACGGGGCGTGCGCCTTCGGGTTGCAGGATCGGAAATTCTTCGCCGTGCGTGCCGTAATAGAGAATATCAATGACCTTCTCTGGAAGGTCTGCAAAAGGAACGTTCAGGTCGAACCCGTAGTGTTCGGCGAGACTGTACATCGTCCTACCATCCCACCTATCGGGATCGTAGTTAAACGCTTGATGAACGAATGCCCCGTCTGCGATACTTCGACTCTTGTCAGGAACGAGTAGATTCGGATGCACCTGTAGGTAGGTGCCGAGACCGGAACAGGTCACACACGCCCCGGTCGGTTCATTAAAGGTAAAGTGATGCGGTCCGAGTTCAGCCATGAGCACACCGTGCTTCGGGCATCCGAAACCTTCCAATACCTCTATTGCGTCAGTCTCGGTATCCTCTGGGAACTGGACATCAAAACGCATGAATCCTTCGCCGACGAGCATGGTGTGTTCAAGGGAGGCGAGTACCTGTTTGTCAATATCTTTTTTGATAAAGAATTTGTCAACGATAACCTGGATGTCGTATTCCTGATCCGGATCGAGTTCAATTTCTTCGCTGATGTCGTGCTCAACGCCGTCAATTCTGACGTGTCTACACCCTTTTGTCCGGATGTCATCGAAGAGATAAGCATAATCTTCGCCGTAGATTTTGAAGACTGGGGCGTGAATTTCAACTTCGGTGCCTTCTGGCATCGAGAGCATACGTTCTAAGATCTGATGATGCGAACGGATAGGGATTTCACCTTCGCAATAGGGGCAGTGAGCGACACCGATAGTCGCGAAGAGCATACGGAGGTAGTCTTGCAAATCGGTCATCGTGCCGACGGTAGAACGCGGATTCATCGTGATCGTTTTCTGTTCAATAGAAACGACAGGGGACAACCCATCAATGAAATCGACATCCGGTTTTTTGAGCTGTGTAATAAAGCGTTTGGCGTAGGTGGACATCGACTCCAAAAATCGACGTTGCCCTTCGGCATAGACGGTATCAAACGCCAATGAGGATTTACCGGAACCGCTGATACCCGTGACAACAACGAGTTGGTCCCGTGGAATTTCAACTTCAACGTTTTGTAGGTTATTTTCTCGCGCGCCTTTAACGGCAACAGACTGTCTCATGCATGCCTCCTATTTTTTAAATTATTGAGTTGAGAAATTTACCGCGGTTGAACTGATCGTAAGCAATTCTAATTCGTTGTCATTTGGTAGGCGACATCCACTTCGACTGCAGCATTGTACAAATCCGAATCCAACGTTACGAGCGGTAAGTCAAGGTGCATAGCGAGCTCCAGATAATTTGCATCATAAGTTGTCAATCCATGCTTCTCTGCTAACCCACAAACTGTCTTCATTGTATTTCCTTGTGTTGCTGCAGCAGTATCAATTGTAACAGGAAGTATCGCTACCACATCAAGATATTGCGATAAAACTTCTCTGCTTATACGCTTTCGTCGGTAAGCCATGAGCAGTGCATTACTAACTTCCTGATAAAATAATGACGGAACGACTGCCAAAGTTATACCGCGCTGCAAGTCTTCCAAAATTAACTGTGCCTGTTCTTCAATCTCATCAGGTAGAAGACCTGCTATTAAAAATGAGCAATCAACGACCATCATCTGCGGCCTTCGTTCTTCCAATCCGTCACCTCACGCCCTGTCCCAATAGGGAACTTTGCGCGTAACTCAATTAATTGGCTGTAAGCGTCATTCACCTCAGCTTGCCCGATTTCACGAGGCGGAACCATTACCGCTACAACTTTACCTCTATTGGTTATAGAAAAACTTTCTCCATTTTCAACGCGCTTGAGAAGCCTTGATAAATGCGTTTTTGCTTCATGCACACCTATCTCAGTCATTTGATTGATACTCCTTTCTGAAAAAATATGGAAATCTGTCCTATAGGAACGGATTATGTGCATCGAAATAATATGCGGGTTCCTCTACGGAAGTTTGGCTGTCTTTTGTCAAACGGATCGGTGCTGAAAACTGTTCAATAATCCCTTTCTGTGCGAGCCACTCACACGCCAACTCAAAGGCGAGTTGACGGCTGCCGAAGTGTGTATAGATATCGGTTATCGTGCGTTCCTCACCTGATTCCTCAAGAAAATTTAGCAACGGCTTGAAGAGTGTCTGTAGATTATCCTCTAAATACGCATCAATCCGTTCAAGGGCATCGCGGAGCAGTGTCTCGTCTTTCTGCTTGTCTATGAGATCCGTGAAAATGGCGTTGAAAAAGGACGGGTTGTGTGCAAGTGCTTGATAAATCACCTTGCGTCTCGGCGTTTCGCCGTGCAAGAGGACTTCAATACGAGCCAATTCCCGGACAGCATACGTCAGGTAGAGAAACGTGTAATCCATATCTTGCTTGAGATGGAACCATTTTTCGGCTTTGGCGAGGATGGCTGTCACCATGGCTGTGGCGTTAAGGAGTTGAGAGTGTTTATCCCGTTCACCGACCTGCAGACAGGATGGATCACCGACAGGAACATTTGCCTTACCCTCTACAGAGAAAAGACTGTCCTTGGAAAAAAGGACACGGCTTTCGGCGAGAATTGAATGGAGCGCACTACCTTGTAGCGTCCCTTCCAACAACTTTCTATAATTGCTGCGGGTGTAGAGTTGAACCCGGAACGGAATCCCGTCCTCGATTAACTGATATTCCTTCTGCTTGAATCTTGTCCCATCTCTCAGGATGAGTGTGATGTGAGGCGTCGTTTTCTCCCAGACGTTGTCTGCGGCGAGGTTACTGGTGAGAATCGCAGCGAGGATGTACATGTCCTCTCTGAGTGTGTCCGTTAAATTGTCTAATGCAGTGTGAATCTGTGTGTGGATGTCCTCCGAATCGCGAGTATGAGGAAACACCCCAGCAAAAACACTCGCGCCTACAGTGTCATCGTAATAGTAGGCGGGTTCTTCCACGGAGATCTGGCTTTTCACTGTGAGTTTTATCGGCATCGCGACTTGTCTGATAATGCCTTTCCACGCCAGCCATTGACAGACGAAATCTAAGGATTCGTCATCAAATTCGGGAACACCTTCACTGTTGACATGCAAACCGCGTCCGAGGTCTGCGTTCAATTCGGTATTTGTGCGTGGTGCTTTCTGCTCAATGAGATAATCAAGAATGGGTTGGAAGATAAACTGTTGCTCATCAAGATAGGTGTTAATTGCATCCAGTGTGTCCTGAATGACG includes:
- the uvrA gene encoding excinuclease ABC subunit UvrA, whose translation is MRQSVAVKGARENNLQNVEVEIPRDQLVVVTGISGSGKSSLAFDTVYAEGQRRFLESMSTYAKRFITQLKKPDVDFIDGLSPVVSIEQKTITMNPRSTVGTMTDLQDYLRMLFATIGVAHCPYCEGEIPIRSHHQILERMLSMPEGTEVEIHAPVFKIYGEDYAYLFDDIRTKGCRHVRIDGVEHDISEEIELDPDQEYDIQVIVDKFFIKKDIDKQVLASLEHTMLVGEGFMRFDVQFPEDTETDAIEVLEGFGCPKHGVLMAELGPHHFTFNEPTGACVTCSGLGTYLQVHPNLLVPDKSRSIADGAFVHQAFNYDPDRWDGRTMYSLAEHYGFDLNVPFADLPEKVIDILYYGTHGEEFPILQPEGARPVEKRHLGRNIRFDGIITRIDRHYRRYRKQGEAHSGMEEYLRKVMVERTCPDCHGAKLKRQRLLVTIDGQTIHEVGELHFEELRDFLLAITDIPEKQREAGSRVITELVTRINLLLGIGLDYLNLNRRSATLSGGESQRIRLSTQIGSGLMGMLYVLDEPSIGLHPKDNAKMIETLRKLRDIGNTVIVVEHDESTIRAADHIIELGPGPGIHGGEVVIQGELETILDCPESLTGLYMSGRREIRLPEQRRDLNGKFLSITGARENNLQNIDVDIPVGVFICITGASGSGKSTLVNEILYKKLYSLYRDSRTLYGAHDALGGHEHVNDVISIDQSPIGRSPRSNPATYIGFYDNIRKLFASTPLALARDYTASRFSFNVKGGRCEECHGEGTITTKLHFMPDVEVVCPTCKGARYNDDTLDVTYNGRNISEILNMSIEEGVEFFADQRLIHHKLNVLYQLGMGYLQIGHPATILSGGEAQRIKLASELGKIKRGRHNLYILDEPTTGLHIADVQKLLDSLNRLVDSGHTVLVIEHHLDVIKTADYVIDLGPEGGHKGGEVLAQGTPEEIAKVKASYTGQFLKEYLI
- a CDS encoding type II toxin-antitoxin system VapC family toxin produces the protein MEERRPQMMVVDCSFLIAGLLPDEIEEQAQLILEDLQRGITLAVVPSLFYQEVSNALLMAYRRKRISREVLSQYLDVVAILPVTIDTAAATQGNTMKTVCGLAEKHGLTTYDANYLELAMHLDLPLVTLDSDLYNAAVEVDVAYQMTTN
- a CDS encoding type II toxin-antitoxin system prevent-host-death family antitoxin → MTEIGVHEAKTHLSRLLKRVENGESFSITNRGKVVAVMVPPREIGQAEVNDAYSQLIELRAKFPIGTGREVTDWKNEGRR